One segment of Oscillospiraceae bacterium MB08-C2-2 DNA contains the following:
- the recJ gene encoding single-stranded-DNA-specific exonuclease RecJ, with protein sequence MGIREWIMRPTVSEADLRLLQEETQLPELVCRLLAARGCTSKQALSALLQETTALESPFALADMEAGVARVARALENGERIAVYGDYDCDGITATALMVSYLQNEGADVIYYLPNREKEGYGLNRPALDILAQQGVELIITVDNGISALEEIEYAATLGMEVVVTDHHQPRSQLPQAVAVINPHRKDCPSRYKDLAGVGVAFKLICGLEGDESGELMEYYADLVALGTIADVVPLTGDNRILVRHGLRQLADPHHPGIIALLEVSGLSGRALASESVAFGLIPRLNATGRMGVADDGVELLLTESENAAMDIAGEINEQNLCRKETEEQILKGIFELLQKEPHRLRSRILSVWGEGWHHGVVGIVASRLMERYGKPVMVFSLDAETARGSCRSLPGFSIIEAISACSGLLSKFGGHNQAAGLSLPREHLEAFTKEIEEYAARSCPVMPVRQLLIDAAIEPSLLQVEAVERLSLLEPFGSGNEQPVFLLRGAVLEGVYSLAEGRHIRLKLLLEGQSLFAVYFGMTPERFPFVIGDKLDAAANINTDVWNGTTRLSIRIKDVHPSGLDQQALLAGKGIYESFLRREITTREERIRLIPSREDLAAVYRYMRKIGKITSGVWGLYYALYPQLEYCSLCLCVDILSQAGLLRLEAAGSSVTITAEKTSEKADLDQTPTLKMLKA encoded by the coding sequence GTGGGAATCAGGGAATGGATAATGCGGCCAACGGTCTCTGAGGCCGATTTGCGCCTACTGCAAGAGGAAACACAGCTTCCCGAGCTGGTCTGCCGGTTACTGGCTGCCCGGGGCTGCACCTCAAAGCAGGCGCTTTCCGCTCTTTTGCAGGAGACCACTGCATTGGAATCCCCTTTTGCATTGGCTGATATGGAGGCCGGTGTTGCCAGAGTGGCACGGGCTCTGGAAAATGGGGAACGCATCGCTGTTTACGGCGATTATGACTGTGACGGCATTACGGCCACAGCCCTGATGGTCAGCTATCTGCAAAACGAAGGGGCGGATGTAATCTACTATCTGCCTAACCGTGAAAAAGAAGGCTATGGGCTCAATAGGCCCGCTCTGGATATTCTGGCGCAGCAGGGTGTGGAACTGATCATCACAGTGGATAACGGCATCTCCGCTTTGGAAGAAATCGAATACGCCGCCACTCTCGGTATGGAGGTAGTGGTCACCGACCATCACCAGCCTCGCAGCCAGCTCCCCCAGGCAGTGGCCGTTATCAATCCCCACCGAAAGGATTGCCCCAGCCGCTACAAGGATTTGGCCGGTGTGGGCGTGGCTTTTAAGCTGATCTGCGGGCTGGAAGGGGATGAAAGCGGCGAGCTGATGGAATACTACGCCGATTTGGTGGCCCTTGGCACCATTGCCGATGTGGTTCCCCTGACAGGGGATAACCGTATTTTGGTGCGCCATGGCCTGCGGCAGCTTGCTGATCCCCATCATCCGGGGATTATTGCTCTGCTGGAGGTCAGCGGTCTTTCAGGCCGGGCCTTGGCCAGCGAATCGGTAGCCTTTGGCTTAATTCCCCGCCTGAATGCAACCGGGCGCATGGGTGTTGCGGATGACGGTGTTGAGCTGCTTCTCACTGAAAGTGAAAACGCTGCTATGGATATTGCCGGGGAAATAAACGAACAGAACCTTTGCCGAAAGGAAACCGAGGAGCAGATACTCAAAGGGATTTTTGAGTTGCTTCAAAAGGAGCCTCACCGGCTGCGTTCCCGCATTCTTAGCGTATGGGGCGAGGGCTGGCACCATGGTGTGGTGGGAATTGTGGCCTCCCGCCTGATGGAGCGGTATGGCAAGCCGGTCATGGTTTTTTCACTGGATGCTGAAACAGCCCGGGGCTCCTGCCGGAGTTTGCCGGGATTTTCCATCATCGAGGCCATTAGCGCCTGTTCAGGGCTTCTGTCTAAATTCGGCGGGCACAATCAAGCGGCCGGGCTGAGCCTTCCTCGAGAGCATTTGGAGGCTTTTACCAAAGAGATTGAGGAATATGCCGCCCGCAGCTGCCCTGTGATGCCGGTGCGGCAGCTGCTGATTGACGCCGCAATTGAACCATCACTTCTGCAAGTGGAGGCTGTGGAGCGGCTCAGCCTGTTGGAACCCTTTGGTTCCGGGAATGAGCAGCCTGTTTTCCTGCTGCGGGGCGCTGTGCTGGAGGGCGTTTACTCGCTGGCGGAAGGGCGACACATACGCCTCAAGCTTTTGCTGGAAGGCCAAAGCCTGTTTGCCGTTTATTTTGGTATGACCCCGGAGCGCTTTCCCTTTGTCATCGGGGATAAACTGGATGCGGCAGCGAATATTAATACAGACGTTTGGAATGGAACCACCCGCCTGAGCATCCGCATTAAGGATGTTCACCCCAGTGGATTGGATCAGCAGGCTCTGCTGGCAGGCAAGGGCATTTATGAAAGCTTCCTGCGTAGGGAAATCACCACACGGGAAGAGCGCATCCGACTGATTCCCAGCCGAGAGGATTTGGCGGCGGTTTACCGCTATATGCGCAAGATAGGTAAAATTACCAGTGGTGTATGGGGCCTCTATTATGCCCTGTATCCCCAACTTGAATATTGTTCTTTGTGCCTTTGTGTGGATATTTTAAGTCAGGCGGGCTTGCTCCGTTTGGAGGCAGCAGGCTCCTCTGTGACTATAACGGCGGAAAAAACTTCGGAAAAAGCCGATCTAGATCAGACCCCTACTTTAAAAATGCTGAAAGCATGA
- a CDS encoding nucleoside kinase, whose protein sequence is MRDIHELKYSRLDIDTVNRMAAKDQETFVRSSEEYYNAQVFKAATLIKEGLDRLNFVLLCGPSASGKTTTAHKLKHRLIAQGVGARVISMDNFFLGIEQYPKLPDGSPDMESIHALDLSLLNDCFDQLFEKGKTYFPTYDFTTGSRSSMDHLIETGPGDVLIMEGIHALNPMVLSHIPRESIFRLYVSVRTKFVCGEQDVLKPKDIRLIRRIVRDHKFRNYPPESTLRQWYNVVEGEKANIDPFRDDVDLKMDNTIDYEVSVWYDLLSGLLETLGDGAYQKYPELERIFGALTMFEKVDYHLIPQNSLLREFIGE, encoded by the coding sequence ATGCGAGACATACATGAGCTGAAATATTCTCGCTTGGATATCGATACCGTTAACCGTATGGCCGCCAAGGATCAAGAAACCTTTGTGCGGTCTTCGGAGGAATATTACAACGCACAGGTTTTTAAGGCGGCAACCTTGATCAAGGAGGGGCTTGACCGACTGAATTTTGTGCTTCTCTGCGGGCCTTCGGCCTCGGGCAAAACCACTACAGCCCATAAGCTTAAACATCGCCTCATTGCCCAAGGGGTAGGGGCTAGAGTAATTTCCATGGATAATTTTTTTCTGGGAATTGAGCAATACCCCAAACTGCCGGATGGCTCCCCGGATATGGAATCCATTCATGCGTTGGATTTATCTTTGCTGAATGATTGCTTTGATCAGCTTTTTGAGAAGGGAAAAACTTATTTCCCTACCTATGATTTTACCACCGGCTCCAGAAGCTCTATGGATCATCTGATTGAAACAGGCCCCGGTGATGTGCTGATTATGGAGGGCATTCACGCTCTCAACCCTATGGTGCTGAGCCATATTCCCCGGGAAAGCATTTTTCGCCTGTATGTCAGCGTGCGCACCAAGTTTGTCTGCGGCGAGCAGGATGTTCTTAAACCGAAGGATATCCGTCTGATACGGCGTATTGTACGGGATCATAAATTTCGCAATTATCCCCCTGAATCTACTCTGCGCCAGTGGTACAATGTAGTGGAAGGGGAAAAGGCCAACATTGATCCCTTCCGGGATGATGTGGATTTGAAAATGGATAACACCATTGATTATGAGGTCAGTGTTTGGTATGATTTGCTCTCCGGCCTTTTGGAAACACTGGGGGATGGGGCTTATCAAAAATACCCTGAGTTGGAACGGATATTTGGAGCCTTGACCATGTTTGAAAAGGTGGATTATCATTTGATCCCCCAAAACAGCCTTTTGCGGGAATTTATTGGTGAATAG
- a CDS encoding bifunctional (p)ppGpp synthetase/guanosine-3',5'-bis(diphosphate) 3'-pyrophosphohydrolase: MNDYNDLLQIIKLNDAQYDLSMIERAYQTAFEAHGKQLRKSGEPYIIHPLAVAIILVDLGMDTDSIVAALLHDVVEDTDYPLEEIQKKFGKDVALLVDGVTKLGRIFFSSREEQQAENIRKMLLAMAEDVRVIIIKLADRLHNMRTLSFLPEQKQRDKALETMEVYAPIAHRLGIRAVKEELEELSLRYLDPVACKDIEFLLDSEKNEREIFIQNIKAKISQRLDTDIGDYFIEGRVKSIYGIYRKMYVQGRVFAEIYDIYALRIIVNTVNECYNVLGIIHDMFTPIANRFKDYISTPKQNRYQSLHTTVIDKTAIPFEVQIRTWDMHHTAEYGIAAHWKYKEGIKGTDSLEERISWVRQLLESQNDTVDVQEIMGSIKSDLSTDEVFVFTPKGEVISLPVGSTVIDFAYAIHSEVGNRMIGAKVDGRMVSLDTLVQTGMIINIITTNAKGHGPSRDWLNIVKTNGARNRIRSWFKRERKEENILQGKTEVDKEFKRNSILLSSEEKERFLNKISKNQHLNSAEEFFAAIGYGGISLSKIMPRIKEMYQQNYKVSHEEELKRQLEKTASQRPRKAASGVIVEGLDSVLVKFAKCCNPLPGDYIVGYITRGFGVSVHKKDCINVASAIDDPNQRERWIGCEWAEDSDRETFKSTIDIYGKERPGLLVDVSMALNNLRIPVYSLIAKEQPGNQTGIQITVGIHGLDQLQHIMGNLSKISGVNRVERTVQ, from the coding sequence GTGAATGACTATAATGACCTGCTTCAAATTATAAAGCTTAACGATGCCCAATATGATCTTTCCATGATAGAAAGAGCCTACCAGACTGCCTTTGAGGCACACGGAAAACAGCTTAGAAAATCGGGGGAGCCCTATATTATCCATCCTTTGGCTGTGGCCATTATTCTGGTGGATTTGGGAATGGATACCGATTCCATCGTAGCCGCTCTTTTGCATGATGTGGTGGAGGATACAGATTATCCTTTGGAGGAAATCCAAAAGAAGTTTGGCAAGGATGTCGCCCTTTTGGTGGATGGCGTCACCAAGCTGGGGCGGATTTTCTTTTCTTCCCGGGAGGAGCAGCAGGCGGAAAACATCCGCAAAATGCTGCTGGCTATGGCGGAGGATGTCCGGGTTATCATTATTAAATTGGCCGATCGGCTTCACAATATGCGCACTCTCAGCTTTCTCCCGGAGCAGAAGCAGCGGGATAAGGCTCTTGAAACCATGGAGGTTTATGCCCCCATTGCGCACCGCTTGGGTATCCGTGCAGTCAAGGAGGAGCTGGAGGAGCTTTCTCTGCGTTATCTGGACCCTGTAGCCTGCAAGGATATTGAATTTTTGCTGGATTCCGAGAAAAACGAGCGGGAAATTTTTATCCAGAACATCAAGGCCAAGATTAGCCAGCGTCTGGATACCGATATAGGGGATTATTTCATTGAGGGACGGGTCAAGAGCATTTACGGCATTTACCGCAAGATGTATGTGCAAGGGCGCGTTTTCGCTGAAATTTATGATATCTATGCCCTGCGTATTATTGTAAACACTGTAAATGAATGCTATAACGTGCTGGGCATTATCCACGATATGTTCACACCCATTGCAAACCGGTTCAAGGACTATATTTCCACCCCCAAACAGAACCGGTACCAATCCCTGCATACCACAGTGATCGATAAAACGGCGATCCCCTTTGAGGTTCAGATCCGCACTTGGGATATGCACCACACCGCTGAATACGGCATCGCCGCCCACTGGAAATACAAGGAGGGCATCAAGGGCACCGATTCGCTGGAGGAGCGTATTTCGTGGGTTCGCCAGTTGCTGGAATCCCAGAACGATACGGTGGATGTGCAGGAGATCATGGGTTCCATTAAATCAGACCTTTCCACCGACGAGGTATTTGTGTTCACCCCCAAAGGCGAGGTGATCAGCCTGCCTGTGGGCTCTACAGTCATCGATTTTGCCTATGCTATCCACTCGGAGGTGGGCAACCGCATGATCGGGGCCAAGGTGGATGGCCGCATGGTTTCGCTGGATACCCTTGTCCAGACCGGTATGATTATCAACATCATCACCACCAACGCCAAGGGTCATGGCCCCAGCCGTGACTGGCTGAATATTGTTAAAACCAATGGTGCCCGAAACCGCATTCGCAGCTGGTTCAAGCGGGAACGCAAGGAAGAGAATATTCTTCAAGGCAAAACCGAGGTCGACAAGGAATTTAAACGCAACAGCATTTTGCTTTCCTCCGAAGAAAAAGAACGGTTCCTGAATAAGATATCCAAGAACCAGCATTTGAATTCCGCCGAGGAATTCTTTGCGGCTATTGGATACGGCGGTATTTCCCTTTCTAAAATTATGCCCCGCATCAAGGAGATGTACCAGCAAAACTATAAGGTCTCCCATGAGGAGGAGCTGAAACGTCAGCTGGAAAAAACCGCCTCCCAGCGCCCCAGAAAAGCGGCCAGCGGCGTGATTGTGGAAGGTCTGGACAGTGTTCTGGTCAAGTTCGCAAAATGCTGCAACCCCTTGCCCGGCGATTATATTGTGGGCTATATCACCCGGGGCTTTGGTGTTTCGGTGCACAAAAAAGACTGTATCAACGTTGCCTCTGCCATTGATGACCCCAACCAGCGGGAAAGATGGATTGGGTGTGAATGGGCGGAGGATTCCGATAGGGAAACCTTTAAATCCACCATCGATATTTATGGCAAAGAGCGCCCCGGCCTGCTGGTGGATGTGAGCATGGCTCTCAACAATCTGCGCATACCCGTTTATTCCCTGATAGCCAAGGAACAGCCGGGCAATCAGACCGGCATCCAGATTACAGTGGGCATCCATGGTTTGGATCAGCTTCAGCACATCATGGGCAACCTTTCCAAGATCAGCGGTGTCAACCGAGTGGAAAGGACGGTGCAGTAA
- the mazG gene encoding nucleoside triphosphate pyrophosphohydrolase, protein MAFMLKDSYTIEDLLAIMALLRGEGGCPWDREQTHQSIRQNFIEETYEAVEAIDSGDTALLREELGDVLLQVVFHTRMEEEQSSFDFGDVCNDICKKLIVRHPHIFGDGKADTAKEVLSNWEDIKKQTKGQTTQTEVLENVPRVLPALMRSAKVQHRAAKVGFDYPDVERAFRDMRSEVEELDQAIKEQSSAHILEELGDLLFSVVNVARFLEIDPEYALGKACDKFIHRFSVVEGLAKDRGINMPGSSIELLDTLWREAKIKE, encoded by the coding sequence ATGGCTTTTATGTTAAAGGATAGTTATACCATAGAAGATCTGCTTGCGATCATGGCCTTGCTCAGGGGAGAGGGCGGTTGCCCTTGGGATCGAGAGCAGACTCATCAAAGCATTCGCCAGAATTTTATAGAAGAAACCTACGAGGCTGTTGAAGCCATTGACAGCGGCGATACCGCTCTTCTCCGTGAGGAGCTGGGTGATGTTCTGCTGCAGGTGGTGTTTCATACCCGTATGGAGGAGGAACAGAGCAGCTTTGACTTTGGAGATGTCTGCAATGATATCTGTAAAAAGCTGATTGTTCGTCACCCGCATATCTTCGGAGATGGTAAAGCCGATACAGCCAAAGAGGTTCTCAGCAACTGGGAGGATATCAAAAAGCAAACCAAGGGACAAACCACACAGACAGAGGTTCTGGAAAATGTGCCGAGAGTTTTGCCTGCTTTGATGCGCAGTGCCAAAGTGCAGCACCGTGCCGCAAAGGTTGGGTTTGATTATCCCGATGTAGAAAGAGCCTTTCGGGATATGCGCTCCGAGGTGGAGGAACTGGATCAGGCTATAAAGGAACAGTCTTCCGCCCATATTTTAGAAGAGTTGGGCGACTTGCTTTTTAGTGTTGTTAATGTAGCCCGCTTTTTGGAGATAGATCCGGAGTATGCTCTGGGAAAAGCTTGTGATAAGTTCATTCACCGCTTTTCGGTTGTAGAAGGTTTGGCCAAGGATCGGGGTATTAATATGCCCGGGAGCTCTATTGAGCTGTTGGATACCCTCTGGAGAGAGGCAAAAATAAAAGAATAA
- a CDS encoding polysaccharide biosynthesis protein — MPKAQRQNFLQGAMILTAAMVVVKVIGAVYKIPLTNILGGTGMAYFMTAYSIFNIINLLSTAGFPVAVSKMVSENAARGQYRNVEKIRRLSVAFFLITGGVGSLTLVLGAKTFVGWVGNPNAYLAVLAIAPAVFFCCVMAVFRGYAQGMSNMLPTAVSQIVEAICKLIFGIFFAYLFIHLGLKDYEKTGAVFGQVVENADAAKLAVMPYGAAGAMLGVSVSTLAGAVYLLVTAKKSKLAQSRGPSGEKVDSASRLLKSLLLIALPVCAGSLMAQLTSVIDLVSIMKRLETAVALGGDTVRSLYSGLLPPGIASEDLPVYLYGSYSGLTISIFNLVPAITSAFGVSALPSIASNWALGRRAAAGENIRSVVKLAALLAIPAGLGIAALSHPILSLLYSNRIQEVAIAAPLLRIMGISAVFLAVNAPLTSIHQAIGKVHVPVLLMSVGAVLKLITNYILVAIPSVNIGGAPWGTLVCYGFIFIGSLISLKKHTGLDLKIKSTLIIPLICGILCGLAAHTSFGILSSRVDSRFGVLLSIGIGGAIYLVFILLLKVITREEALLLPNGKKIAKILEKLSFLG, encoded by the coding sequence TTGCCGAAAGCGCAGCGACAGAATTTTCTGCAGGGAGCCATGATTCTCACGGCCGCTATGGTTGTGGTGAAGGTAATTGGTGCTGTTTATAAAATCCCCCTGACCAATATCTTGGGGGGAACCGGCATGGCTTATTTCATGACTGCCTACAGCATATTCAATATCATCAATCTACTTTCCACTGCCGGGTTTCCGGTGGCTGTTTCCAAAATGGTTTCGGAAAATGCCGCTCGGGGCCAATATAGAAACGTAGAAAAAATTCGGCGCCTTTCGGTGGCTTTTTTTCTCATTACCGGTGGGGTGGGGAGTCTGACTCTGGTGCTGGGGGCCAAAACCTTTGTTGGCTGGGTGGGCAATCCCAATGCGTATCTGGCGGTGCTGGCTATTGCTCCTGCTGTGTTTTTCTGCTGTGTTATGGCTGTTTTTCGAGGCTACGCTCAAGGGATGAGCAACATGCTGCCCACTGCCGTTTCGCAAATTGTAGAAGCGATCTGCAAATTGATTTTTGGTATTTTTTTTGCTTACCTGTTTATCCATCTGGGTTTAAAAGACTATGAAAAGACAGGTGCCGTATTTGGCCAAGTGGTTGAAAATGCGGATGCTGCAAAGCTTGCGGTTATGCCCTATGGAGCCGCAGGTGCAATGCTGGGGGTTAGCGTGAGCACCTTGGCCGGTGCTGTGTATTTGCTTGTTACCGCTAAAAAGAGCAAACTGGCGCAAAGCAGAGGGCCTTCCGGTGAGAAGGTGGACAGTGCCTCCCGTTTGCTCAAGTCTCTGCTGCTCATTGCTCTGCCGGTGTGCGCAGGCTCTCTTATGGCGCAGCTAACCTCGGTGATCGATCTTGTATCAATCATGAAGCGGCTGGAGACGGCTGTTGCTCTGGGTGGGGATACGGTTCGGAGCCTTTACAGTGGGCTTCTTCCTCCGGGCATTGCCTCAGAAGATCTGCCTGTGTATCTTTACGGCTCCTATTCGGGGCTTACTATCTCCATTTTCAATTTGGTGCCGGCTATCACCAGTGCCTTTGGAGTCAGTGCACTGCCCTCCATTGCCTCCAACTGGGCCTTGGGCAGGCGGGCAGCAGCGGGAGAGAATATTCGCTCGGTAGTCAAACTGGCGGCGCTCTTGGCCATTCCGGCTGGTTTGGGAATTGCTGCTTTATCCCACCCGATTCTCAGCCTTCTTTATTCCAACCGCATTCAGGAGGTGGCAATTGCGGCGCCTCTTTTGCGGATTATGGGTATAAGCGCCGTTTTTCTGGCGGTCAACGCTCCTTTAACCAGCATCCACCAGGCCATTGGCAAGGTACATGTTCCGGTGCTTTTGATGTCTGTGGGTGCTGTTCTCAAGCTGATAACCAACTATATTCTGGTGGCTATACCGTCTGTTAACATCGGCGGAGCCCCTTGGGGAACGTTGGTTTGCTACGGTTTTATTTTTATCGGCAGCCTGATTTCCCTCAAAAAGCATACAGGACTTGACCTGAAAATAAAATCTACTCTTATAATCCCTTTAATATGCGGAATACTTTGCGGTTTGGCTGCCCATACTTCCTTTGGAATACTCAGCAGCCGGGTTGATTCCCGGTTTGGGGTGTTGCTTTCCATTGGAATTGGGGGTGCCATTTATCTCGTTTTTATATTATTATTAAAGGTAATCACCCGCGAAGAGGCATTGTTGCTTCCAAATGGCAAAAAAATTGCGAAAATACTTGAAAAACTCTCCTTTTTAGGTTAA
- a CDS encoding MBL fold metallo-hydrolase, whose translation MKLLTIPVGMLGTNCYILASEEKNCVTIDPGAQPERLAGEITKNGWNLRHILLTHGHHDHIGGVKKLMEAFPEADLYIGEGDAEMLADSSKSLAAFRYDDDGDFLLKNVKTLKEGDTIALDELTFQVLETPGHTKGGVCYLCADQIFAGDTLFAGDVGRTDLYGGDYQQLKASLAKLAALKGNYKVYPGHGDSTTLEEERRNNPYVNGRL comes from the coding sequence ATGAAGCTTTTGACTATCCCGGTGGGAATGCTTGGCACCAACTGCTACATTCTCGCTTCTGAAGAGAAAAACTGTGTGACCATTGATCCCGGTGCACAACCGGAAAGGTTGGCAGGGGAGATCACCAAAAACGGGTGGAACCTTCGGCACATTCTGCTGACTCATGGGCATCACGATCATATTGGCGGGGTGAAAAAGCTGATGGAGGCTTTTCCGGAGGCTGACCTTTACATTGGCGAAGGGGATGCCGAAATGCTGGCAGATTCCAGCAAAAGTCTGGCCGCCTTCCGCTACGATGACGATGGAGATTTCCTGCTGAAAAACGTAAAAACCCTTAAGGAAGGCGATACTATCGCCTTAGATGAATTAACCTTTCAGGTTCTGGAAACGCCCGGCCATACAAAGGGCGGGGTATGTTATCTCTGTGCGGATCAAATTTTTGCCGGAGATACTCTTTTTGCCGGGGATGTGGGCCGCACCGATCTTTACGGCGGCGATTACCAGCAGCTCAAGGCTTCCTTGGCGAAGCTGGCGGCGCTCAAAGGGAACTACAAGGTTTATCCCGGTCATGGTGATTCCACTACGCTGGAAGAAGAACGCCGCAATAACCCTTATGTAAACGGCAGGTTATAG
- a CDS encoding zinc ribbon domain-containing protein, translating to MSKLEEFMDDVLFGAKWAADVAGKKTTEVVEVSKLKYQAKQITWDIERAYAKLGAIVYEAQKSKEDFGELVDVAVAEVDKLRKRLAEVEKKILDFKNICRCENCGKYNEESAFYCARCGTQLKEEPEVGEDGEMPF from the coding sequence ATGAGCAAGCTGGAAGAATTTATGGATGATGTTCTCTTCGGGGCCAAATGGGCAGCCGATGTTGCCGGAAAGAAAACCACCGAGGTTGTAGAGGTCAGCAAGCTGAAATATCAGGCCAAGCAGATCACTTGGGATATTGAGCGTGCCTATGCCAAGCTGGGTGCCATTGTTTACGAAGCGCAAAAAAGCAAGGAAGATTTTGGTGAGCTGGTGGATGTGGCTGTTGCCGAGGTTGATAAGCTGCGCAAGAGGCTGGCCGAAGTGGAAAAGAAAATCCTTGATTTTAAAAATATCTGCCGCTGTGAAAATTGCGGAAAATACAACGAGGAAAGTGCTTTTTACTGCGCCCGCTGCGGCACACAGCTCAAAGAGGAGCCGGAGGTTGGCGAGGACGGGGAAATGCCTTTCTAA
- the dtd gene encoding D-aminoacyl-tRNA deacylase, producing the protein MRLILQRVKKASVEVAGAGIRSIGPGLMILIGITHEDTLAEAAYMADKAMGLRIFDDDAGHLNRSLLDTGGECLIVSNFTLYANCRKGRRPSFVEAARPETAIPLYEAFVEAVKQAGVSVQTGEFGGDMQVEIHNDGPVTVLLDSQEIMPGRRGQKEE; encoded by the coding sequence ATGCGCCTGATTCTTCAGCGGGTAAAAAAGGCCAGTGTAGAGGTTGCGGGTGCAGGAATACGAAGCATTGGCCCGGGTTTGATGATTCTCATTGGTATCACCCATGAGGATACTCTGGCCGAGGCCGCCTATATGGCGGATAAGGCCATGGGACTTCGCATTTTTGATGATGATGCAGGTCATCTCAATCGCTCCTTGCTGGATACAGGGGGAGAATGCCTGATTGTCTCAAACTTTACTCTTTATGCCAACTGCCGAAAGGGCCGCCGCCCTTCCTTTGTGGAAGCGGCCCGCCCCGAAACAGCGATCCCTTTGTATGAAGCCTTTGTTGAGGCGGTTAAACAGGCGGGGGTATCGGTGCAGACCGGTGAATTCGGCGGTGACATGCAGGTGGAAATTCACAACGACGGCCCGGTGACCGTTTTGCTGGATTCTCAGGAAATCATGCCCGGCCGCCGCGGCCAAAAGGAGGAATAA
- the hemZ gene encoding coproporphyrinogen dehydrogenase HemZ has translation MDQQTIYPTSLVVTPEALRYEIENLARMFAPVGIRISQEPEQNEIFAALEPTEQGCRLAVRVALGAQHKELEQLLPKQPEPQQRDFLAGRMLYRLLSEMTGLTLPWGILTGVRPVKLCHQLAAQGVPDQEIAREMTERYLVSPEKASLAAAVRQAEEPVIREGGAKTFSLYISIPFCPSRCSYCSFVSHDIEKTFKLVPDYVRLLCQEIAYTGQVAKSLGLTLQTVYMGGGTPTSLSAAQLREIMEAVEQSFDFSGLLEYTVEAGRPDTITREKLETIRDMGVKRISINPQTMNDSVLEAIGRRHTADQVEQSLALARQVGFACVNMDTIAGLPTDTQEGFRHTMDRIIRLRPENVTVHTLTVKRSSALREEEHSQIARPGAMVDYARKALSSAGYLPYYLYRQKATIESLENTGYCLPGHEGRYNICIMNETQTILAVGAGASTKLYFPETGELERVFNYKFPYEYIGRFEEILARKERVMELYARHT, from the coding sequence TTGGATCAACAGACAATATACCCCACCTCCTTGGTGGTGACCCCCGAAGCCCTGCGCTATGAAATCGAAAATCTGGCCCGGATGTTTGCGCCGGTGGGCATCCGCATTTCGCAGGAGCCGGAGCAAAACGAGATATTTGCAGCCTTGGAGCCTACAGAACAGGGCTGCCGCCTTGCTGTCCGGGTTGCTCTAGGCGCACAACACAAAGAACTGGAGCAGCTTTTGCCGAAACAGCCCGAGCCTCAGCAAAGGGATTTTTTGGCGGGGCGTATGCTTTATAGGCTGCTTTCTGAGATGACGGGCCTTACACTTCCGTGGGGCATTCTTACCGGGGTTCGCCCGGTGAAGCTGTGCCACCAGCTAGCGGCACAGGGGGTTCCTGATCAAGAAATTGCCCGGGAAATGACCGAGCGGTATTTGGTTTCCCCCGAAAAGGCATCTCTGGCTGCCGCTGTTCGGCAGGCGGAGGAGCCGGTTATCCGAGAGGGTGGAGCTAAAACCTTCAGCCTTTATATCAGCATCCCCTTTTGCCCATCCCGGTGCAGCTACTGTTCCTTTGTTTCTCACGATATTGAAAAAACCTTTAAGTTGGTGCCCGATTACGTGCGCCTTCTTTGCCAGGAAATTGCTTATACCGGTCAGGTGGCCAAAAGTCTGGGGCTTACCCTCCAAACGGTTTATATGGGCGGGGGAACCCCCACCAGCCTCAGCGCCGCTCAATTAAGAGAAATCATGGAGGCAGTGGAGCAAAGCTTTGATTTTTCTGGCCTGCTGGAATATACAGTAGAGGCTGGCCGCCCGGATACCATTACCCGGGAAAAGCTGGAGACCATTCGTGATATGGGGGTAAAGCGCATCAGCATCAATCCCCAAACCATGAATGACAGCGTTCTGGAGGCCATCGGGCGGCGGCACACCGCTGATCAGGTGGAGCAAAGCCTTGCGCTTGCCCGTCAGGTGGGCTTTGCCTGCGTGAATATGGATACCATTGCCGGCCTTCCCACCGATACACAGGAGGGCTTCCGCCATACTATGGATCGGATTATCCGGCTTCGCCCGGAGAATGTCACAGTGCATACCTTGACTGTTAAGCGTTCCTCGGCTCTGCGTGAGGAGGAACACTCTCAAATTGCTAGGCCCGGGGCTATGGTGGATTATGCCCGGAAAGCTCTTTCTTCTGCGGGTTATCTGCCTTATTATCTTTACCGCCAGAAGGCGACTATCGAAAGCTTGGAAAACACCGGCTACTGCCTGCCCGGCCACGAGGGGCGCTACAACATCTGCATTATGAACGAAACCCAAACCATTCTGGCAGTGGGGGCCGGGGCTTCCACAAAGCTGTATTTCCCGGAAACAGGCGAGCTGGAACGTGTTTTTAACTATAAGTTCCCGTATGAATATATTGGGCGCTTTGAAGAAATACTAGCACGCAAGGAAAGGGTGATGGAACTATATGCGAGACATACATGA